The Solanum pennellii chromosome 4, SPENNV200 genomic interval ttttttttaaaatttacaaaaatgttTTTGTGAGTATGAGTTTGTGTTTGGTTACTATCAATTGAAAAAACACATTCTTAGTCATTTATTTAGCCGAATTTTGTGATCGAACCATCAGTCATTTTAAATAGTATCAAACCAGaacaaatcaattttaaaaatagattgtGCTTTGATAAAATTAGAGTAACAATTTTCGTTTGGTCAAGATGTCAAAATATAAACAGTATCTCTATTTCTATGAGATAGTAGTAAGGTCTGCCCTCTCCAGACCTCAGTAATGAAATTTcactgaatatgttattatatcTTTCCTTAAAAACTAGATTCGACGCTCAAaacttttctaaaataaatatttttgacttCTTGGAAACTTGATAGAAAAAATATGAGATATCTCAAAATTATAGTTTATTATGAATATTTTGTCttttaattaagtttcttaatttaatttaattttatatttacagGAATGCATGGAAATGTGGAGAGACAAAATCGTGGTGTGATCATTCCACCAACAGTTGAAGGTGGAATGAATAGATAAAGGATTATATTTGTTTTCGAAATCGAAGTAATAACTGCGATATAATAAAGAGATGCATTTAATTGAACGATAGAAAATAGTAATTTTGTTAGTGGATTATGATTGCTTAGATTTGTAATCAAATTATGTACATGATTATTATAGTATATGCATCCAAGTATATTGTTTAATTCTATCGAGTTCACGATTTCGAGattgatatgataaaaattcACCATGAAAATTGATATGACAAACCCTCGTGGGGATGATAAAGAGGTGGAATATGTTCGTTCATACGCGCACCAAAGGATGATGAAAAAAGGGACCATAACTAATGTAAAAGCACTTGAATTGAAACATAATGGAAGGGGAAAAAGTACTttgcatatatatgaaatttttagttCATCCCCCCACCTGGTCAATTCACCAGTTCTCACTTACTTACTACTTACTCGTTAAATACCGGCTTAAACAAAAGCATTATGATCGAAAATCCCAATTCGAGACAAAGAATTCAGCTTCAGAAGGAAAAGAATGACTCTATCCTACAAGATAATTACAGCAATCAACAACAAGCCTTCTCTGCCTCGACTGCACGATAGGAATGAATCTAGAGCACTAACCTCCATCCGAGTTCATGTGTACCGATCTAAAGGACCACACGCGCAACCTTAACTCTCCTTGGAGAAACAAAATTGGAAGACAAGTGGAACTCTGTTCACAATTCACATTATGCTACAAGGAAGCTGCAGTCAAGAGTGTCAACAAACCAACAATTAGAGAGTGAGACAAAGTATGAACGTCGTGGGAATATTGTGAGTGACAGCCAGATGCTGAATCTGATGATGGAGCAACCGAGGAGCTATTCGTGAAGGTGCCATTTCTCCCTCCACTAGacgaaaaaatgaaaagaaacaaCGCATAAGTCATAGTAGAGCAAGAATAACAAGTTATGGGGAAGTTACTTAAACAGAAATGACTAAATTAGTACCTTCCTGGATATATACAAGAACCATGACCTGCAATGGGAAAACAAACATTAGGTATCGATAATAATGTAAATCACAACATTGTTCTCAAAGTATCAGCCAGGGACATTTACGCATAGTACTCTGGAAAAAGTCCAAATTAGTATCGCATAATAGCTTAAAAATTAACCACTGTGACCAGATTTTGAAGGGAAAAATCAAGTATTTATCAATGTTACTTCAATCTTTCTATCACCGTCTTAACTGTATAAAGTTTTTTCTGTTGAGTTCCGTAACACTCTACCATGTGTATGTGCATTGCACATGGAAGAAATACATCTCTGCATCCACACTTTCGGAAGCACCACGAAGCCAAAGAAGCCGAAAAGTTTAAACAGACTAGGCCTAAAAGAAGCTCATAAGGCATGTCATCTCTTGTTTTGGATAATTTTCCATGTTGAAAACAATTAAGAAAGAACTGGACAAGACACTTGTGATGTTGCATCTTAGGTTCAAATATTCGAGTCAGCAAATTCATGTACATATGAgcatttgcaaaaaaaaaaaaaacaacaacatagtTTTGACAACTTACTAGGATCAGTGGTAGTGACTTTAGCAACCCCATTGAAGTTGCAAGTTCCATCGGCCATGCCCATCTTGTGATAATACGCATCAAAAGCATATGATGCATGAGCAAACACAGTATTTGGGTCATAGCAAGGATTTTCTTGCAACAAAGGAGTACAGTCAACTTTCCCCGGTCCACAAGCCCAATCAAGTGCAGCTTGCACCATTTTTTTATCCGCATTTTCCTTTGCAACACAATAGGTTTGGTTTGTAGTGTCATTGGCCAACACCGTTCCAGATCCTGTCAAGTGCATGATATAAACTGGGACTCCATTGGAATCAAAAAGCCCCCAGTTCTTCTCAGATATAGAACCAGGTCTGAGATCTTCGTTGTAAAGCTCATAAATGTACGTACTAACTGCAATCCCAGGATGCTTGGGAGTCCCAGTGTTGTTAAGAACATGCCTAATCAAGTTACTATTATAAGTATTAGCATTGTCAAGAGTGGCGTCCGGCTCAGTGGAGTCAGCCTTAGATGGCCAACCTGACTCTGTTACCATAACAGGAATGTTAGTGAAGTTCAAGTAGGACATAGAAAAATATGCTGCATCAACAACCGCATCAAATACATTAGTATAGTGGAGGAGTGTGTTAGAATCAACAGCCTCCTTGTTAGGTGGGAGGGGGCGAAAGAGAGCATAGTCCAACGCGATCACACCATTGGATTTCATATAATCATAGTATGGATATACGTTGAGCATGAAATAGGAATCGGTGTCCTGTAGAAATTTGAGCAACGGAACCATGACAGTATCTAATGATCGATTGAAGAAAGCTTGTGAGGGTGGAAATGAGTCGAGGATGATAAAAGACGAATGAGGGGTGGAGACTTTTATCTTAGTGTCGAGATTAGCAGCAACAAGGGCAGAGTGAATAAATTTCATGGCAGAGACCAAGAGAGGAGCAGCATTAGGAAGAGTGGTAAGGACTTCAGAACCGATGGCGATGGCTGTGATGTTGGTGGCAGGAACATGAGAGAGGATATTCCGGGAAACCCAATTGGCAGCAGTGGAATTCGACTGACCAATTCCTAAGAGCTGATCATTTGGTACAGAAACAATGACGCGGATTTCGGTATGAGCAAGTGCAAGTAGCATAGCTTGGTCAGCATCAAATAGCCTGACATGCCGAATCTGCTGTGCTTTGAGGAGAGCCACCACCTGAGCTGGACTGGGCATGTCAGAGACATCAGTTCCAATGTTTACACCAACGAAAGCCTCTGgcagaaaagaagaaagattgAGTAGTGTTTAGTCAAGCAGCTTTCAGTAATACTAGAAGAAATAATATCCTAATCAACTGGCACTTGTGGAACAATTAAGCTGAAACACATCAAGTCAAGGTTTCTTGCGCAGGGAAATGCAGTAATTCTGATTGaaataagaacaagagaataataataagggaaaagggtctgatatacccctcaactttgtcatttggagctgatatacccctcgttataaaagtggctcatatatgcccttaccgttatacaaacggctcacatatacccctgccgttacaaaatggctcacatatacccttcatctaacggaagttaaaaaattagttttaaatttatatttatttcttctaattttttaaaaaaaattatttaggggtatatatgattcttctaccaaagttcaaagtatattttaatttttttcatacgtaaattattttttgacttcttttattataattatttgaatttcttattcttattttgtttttttctttcattccttagtttaaagaataaaaaattaaactatttttttgtgtgtgtattgtaatttaatttcatattcgaagaaaaaatttgatcatctacaataagttttacaagaatattagtgaaacataaataaatttgattatcaaaataataattataaattagtcattaaaatcaaaaaaagtcaaaaaaaatatgtttgacgaggattaaatttactcatatgggattataattatttagaaaagaataataaaaatttagattaaaattattatttttttcatttccgttagaggaaaagggtatatgtgagccatttgtttacaagtaggggtatatatgagccatttatttacaagtatgggtatatatgagccactttcataacaaggggtatatcagctctaaatgacaaagttgaggggtatatcagacccttttctcTAATAATAATGAATGTATGTAAATTTTACAATTTCAGATGATCTACAAGCCGTCATggccaacaacaacaaaaaactaAGTGTAAGTTGGGGTCTGGGGAGAGTAGATCATACACAGACTTTATCCCTATCTTGAGATGGTACAAaggttgtttccgatagacctTCAGCTCAAAGAACGATAAAAAGACAGTAGCAACAAGCAGAAACAACAGAAAGATAATAAGATAACCGAGACTACAGGAATAACATGTAGAAATAGAAATCTAAAAATAACGAACTGTCACAGCCCTCGgttacaatttatatataacaaaacAGCACAAGTTTTGACACCAGGTTAGTGTTTCACAGACTTGATAACCATGATAACTTCCATAATACATATGAAGACCAGTCCGACATAGTAAAATAATTACGTTTAAACAACCAGAAAATGTGATACTCATATAAAAGAAGAGTTATAAAGTTTTAGTTGTCTATCAACCCCGGAAATGttgaaattgttattttttattgatggcAGGTGCCTAAGTAAATAAATGTATTAACTGCCTACCCACGTGTAATTTACTTCTAATCCTCAATCTTCATAATCAAATCGATTTGATTTAACCTATTCTGTGAATAGAAATGAAGCGAGTCGCTACGAGCCTATGACAGGAATAATATAACTGAAGAAAATATGTAACAGCTTCAGCTCTTCCATTACtaactatataaaaaatctCAAAGCTACTGCAAAAACCGACATGCTTTCAAATATTTATCACTCATATTGCATTGTCTAATTACTTGTTTCATTTCGTAAGGGgtcattttttttgaagaacaaGTTATGCTGGAATAGTTACCTGGGACTATTTCTTATTAGTTGTTTGGTttattgtattaaaaataacatacatTGCATAATTTCTAAGAAGTCGTTTGTTTACAAAAGTACCATGCGCCTTGTTTCATagtatttttgtcattttcatttACATATCCCAGGATATATTATCCCTGTACCAATTACTGACCCTGGTATAACTTATCCCCCGATTAATAACCAAACAAGGGAGTAAGAGTCTTATCATAAGacaatactatttattttgtCACGGGATTATCTATGCTTGTCCAGCATACCAAATGATCCCTAACAGTTTGTATAGACCCTCTAGCAATCATCTCATTGCTGCATTGCACGATTTGTTTTCATGCTATCGACCATTGTGAATGGCAGAGATTCCTCTGATCTGTCTTGACATTGTGGTGCAGCAAGCAACCATATTTTGAGACAGTATGGACGCGCAGGGCGTACCAAATCACCCCCGCATCATGAGTGGAACAACCAGATGAAAGTTGACTAGAAGTTCTTGACCTGATCAACAACCAGATTGAGTTGTGGGGTCAAAGGCTTCAAAGGATTCCACAAGTTGCAACACAACAAGGCGACCAGCTGCCTATTTATTTTTACCAAGGCGGCCAATGGCCATAGCCAAGGACACATACTTTTCTGCATTTGATTGGGATGTCTAACATAGTCAAAAGCAGGATGTGTGTCCATCCTAGCAACGTGACATTCCTGGCACATCTTGGTATTACAGAGGCACTTCCAGTGCAAGATGTGCGTAGTAGATGACTAAGCTACTGTTCGTCTCAGGTCAGTATTTTTTTCTACTATTAAGCAAAAGTTTTTTGTTTCCTATTATTGTCATTTAATAGTATCACAGTAGCAAGTTCATTCACACGATTTCTTCTACTGGCTATCCCATTGATTCAGATGATTTTGTTACTCTCAATAGTCCCTTTGATCATAATGGGCTGAGTTATGAATTAAAAGAGTAGAAAAAAGCTTGCTCGCTCATACAATCATACTATAGAGCACTTGTGATTAAGAGGAGGCGgcattgtattttttatttatttttttgataaatcctGCGTAACCTTGATCAAATATCAATTAGGATACATTAACTGATGTTCCAGACACCCTCTTAAGTATCATTAAGACGAAAAATCACAATTAGAAAAGGAAGACTATATAAGCCACACATTCAACCATTCTATTTCAAGATATCTAAGTTCAATATCAATTGGAACGAATCTTCAGCCAAAAGACAGAAACCACACAGACGACTCTCTGATTATGCTCAAAGAAGATTCACAAAATAACATTATGCTCACTGTtataacaacagcaacaacgaCAACATACAGTTTAATACCACAAGTGAGGCATGGGAAGGATGGTGGGACCATATGAAGGTAAAGAGGTTGCTTCCAAGAGATCCTCAGTTTAAGTTAAACATGTCCAAGAAACTAGTAAGAGAAATACAGTAGCGAAAAAACCATGTTGAAAACACTTTAGAAAAGAACaagtagcaacaacaaaatgtaCGATAACTGAAGCAAAGAAAACAAAGAGGTAGTACTAAGAACGAAGAATAAAATAAGACAAGAGAAAGTCCATGTGCACTGAACAAATGAGCACATAAATCTTATAATGCAGCAAACAACCACACCATGAGCTAAATATGTTACTTCTTAAGAACATTAATAAAATAGCCTTGAAAGCACATCAAAAGATTTCCACTATTTTTATACTAGTACTTGCAGAGGAAGCCACATGAGGTGGGACACATTAGAACTAATCTGGAAAGATGGTCAGAttgtaaaatatcataaaagtgaaattatatattaagaGATACCATGTTTAGAAAAAGTCAAGCCCACTAAGGCAAAAAGTCTCtttctttagaaaaatcatAGAGAAATGAGAGTGTAGCAAAAGTATTCACATTTTGCCTCTTTACAACATTGGCTTGAACTTTAAGCATTTAGCTCCATTTTGTCAAAGTTAACTACTTCTgatttttgtcaaatatttgaacaaaattaaccaaaaatgCTTTAAGAGTCTTATCAAAACCTAGAAATCACATTACAAAACCCTACAAAATGCATTAAAACTCACATTCAAATATGAGTACCCCTATAACAAATTCATTACATTTTTTACTTTCGAGTTTCATACATGAACTATCAGGTGTGTGAGTTTCCTACCTGTACTATCACCAAATGTTTACGGAAACATAAATGAACTATAAGTTGTTCACTTTTCCTACCTGAACAATCAGGTTTGCTTCGCCAAGCATTTGATACTAGTACAGACAGAAAACTCACACACACTTGATAGTTCAGCTATGAAACTCAACAAATTGGAAcaattttagtgtttttgttACCTTTTTCTTTAACACTTTGCAAGGCCTAATGGAGAAAAGATTGGTTCTACTAATGTGTACAAAGAAGTTCAAAGTAAGTTGGTAGAGAAATAACCAAAAGAGTTAAATTTCTCATAAACTTACTCAACTATAACATCTATAATCTCATAAAGACACAATTTTTCTGAAGAAGATTAAAATCAAGAATAAAGGTAACTATTAGTTGATTTAACATATGACAAATCCATAACATAATGCAAGTAGAAATAAACATCATAAACAAAAATCATAGTCCAAACAAGGAAAAAAGGCAAAGTTACTGAGTTCAATTGAATCTAAAGCCAAAATCAAGAACATAGTAGAAGAACTTACCTTCATTAGCAGAAAAGGCAAAAGCTACTAAATGTGAAATCAAAAGAAGTAGAACAAGAAAATCCATTGAGCTCTTCATTTCTGTTCTGTaaaaaagattcaatctttctACACCATTAGCAACCCTTCAACCAAAAAAGGGAttttgggggtggggtggggggttgNNNNNNNNNNNNNNNNNNNNNNNNNNNNNNNNNNNNNNNNNNNNNNNNNNNNNNNNNNNNNNNNNNNNNNNNNNNNNNNNNNNNNNNNNNNNNNNNNNNNNNNNNNNNNNNNNNNNNNNNNNNNNNNNNNNNNNNNNNNNNNNNNNNNNNNNNNNNNNNNNNNNNNNNNNNNNNNNNNTTTGGTGATTGTGAAGTAGAAAAAAGTGAAGTGTGTGTTTCAAATGtatagaattttattttatttttgtaagcaTTTTCACATTTGTGAGAGAGATCTAAGGGCTGAGATTAAAACATAGGATACTCTGTCTCTTGAAgctaaaaaaaatggaaacttTGAAGGTCTGTTTTGGGACACCAAAGAACACTTTTTTGCTTCATTTACTTATACAccaataaaaagaatttaagaaattaatacTCACTATTCGGTTCGaatttatttgtcaaattttaacttaacatatctattaagaaaaataatactttCTATTTTTGTTTACATATCcgtattaaaaataaatgatctTTGACATTTGTCATGAGTTAATCTTCTTATGTTATTTTTGAAAGTTATATTAATCTTTAAAATATGACTTGATCAACACAGGGGACTAATTGATtaatacatgttaattaatcaatttaattaatataaaaaattcatttattaaaaacattaaataagagTATAATGAAAAACTTCTCTATTTTTTAAGAGacgtaaaatttaaaattggtTACATAATAGAAAGTACTTCCTCTGTCCGAAaatatttgtcatgttgcgtttatcgaaagtcaatttgactaatttttaaagataaattagatcacattatatcgatattttaaataaacaaattagatatttttaaactatatgaaaagtactataaattataattttttgcatattaatatgatgaaaaaattgatcttaaaatgttagtcaaaattattatattttgactctaaaaataaaaatcataacaaaCAATACTGAAAAGAGAGagtaatatttaataaaagtgaGTTTCTTTTTATCCTTAATAGTAATCGATAGAATCTCAAACATATTTACTCACTTTTTTCAAAagacattaatttaatattaaaattatgatatttatattattatttcttgataAGGGTATAAATTTTAGAGTGGAGAagtataaaatatactaattaatttgtataataaagtttgaaaatgaaattgattCAAAGGTTTTACAGTGTTCAAAGATTATCCAATATCCAATGATAGCAAAGTTCTGATATATGCCATTCAATTGTCAATTTTTACAGTGTCAGTAAAGGATTCAGacgtttttaattattttgttctcttttatCGATGCATTCgtttaatatgtattataacaacaattattttgaaatcaaatttattttatcttttagttCAAAGGtattagttgatttttaaatttattttattttattatttgtattaaaatggtggaagtattattttatgttagttaCTTTTTGTATTTAGTGATCTGATGAAAATTTGTAGGTTTAATTTATCATCTAAATTTTGCTAATTTTGTGctataaatagaaaatatttgattcaCAAGCAAAGACTTTTTTGACATAACAATAACTTCTGTCACTGAATTGGTACGTAAATGTATCGAAATATACTCTCAATGCATTCTTCCATgaatttaaaatggaaaaattgtattaaataacaaacttttaacttaaactaaatattttactcctattgaattttatttatagttcgcgataaatattttatttttttatcatctaatttgatatacaattaatcatttttatatataattatttatatataaatatatttgtatgtatataaaacgaaataaaattgtatatataataaaaatatgtatattctCTCATATACCCCTTATCATTAAACAAATACAGATCTTAATATACAATTACAAcgtataaataaatttatacaaattaaaaaatttatgtaaaattaaatatatctaataaattatattaaatctAAAACTCCATacgaaatataaaatttgacaCGGAACAAAACTATACAAGCTATATCTAtgacataaaatataattttaaacataaaatataaattttatgttacgaaagtcaatttttttaaagcttCCCCTCAGTATCCAAAGCCTTACATTTTATTCGGAATATTtgcataaatatactataataaaaaaatatctataaattaaatatattataataaaaaaaatatttatcatttatagcaataacatttttttcacttgatcacttttaattcatatataatacaaatttaataaatattaaaaagaacaatttattatccacatataatacaagttttaatgatggataatgtatttatcacacattttaatacacttataatacagtgtgacaattttttatcacaccttttaatacacttataatacaatgtgacaatttttcaccaaacaaacataaaatattttaaaaacaattataattcaaatatattaaatacatTATTCACTTTTAAAAGTATTAAAGACTTATCATAgtattactataaatgataataaacaaaaaatattatcaaaattagtaattattttttaaaatatattaattgatgtaactttttcattttatttcgaAGCATATGATGGATTGGATCATATTGGGCCATCTGTTGTGTGTCCAATGTCCACAGATTTTTGGGCTTTACGTTGCTCTTTATGCTCTCTGTGTGGGTAAAGAGTAGGGGTTGGTTTGAGCTTTTTCAAAAGTTTATTCAATTTGAAGTTCAATTTATAGGATCcttttggatgggcttaataaaaacagctttaaaaaagttttgaaagtgttgaaacttatttttaaaataaagttatgcGTTtagataaaagtgctgaagttgctatgccgaacgtgaaaagggaaaaataaaagaaagagatgttagaattatgtggataatttggagattgtataaaaatattaagggcaaaaagataaaaacatggtcaacttaaaacatcttataagctaaaaaaaaaaaaacacccctactccagcttttaacttttggcttaaaataagtttttttaaatttaaaataagttactttgagtattgccaaacagctaaataagtcaaaaaccagcttttaagtcagtttgaccagcttttaagctgaaccaaacatgctcatatagtttgatttgatttttcgtTCGATCTTATAAACTCCTAATAAAAAATTGCGTTAAAACTTTTCTATATCAATCTAAATTTAAACaggattattttcattattaaaaatgtttttatccTCCAATGGAATGATTTAGCTTGAAACTTTCACTAAGATCTCAAGTTTATAACCCCTCGTTAGCGAAATTCGCACGAGACTTATCATGTAGTGCGAATTACCTCGCACGAGACTTATCATCTAGTGCGAATTACCTCTCGATTAAAGagttatacatataaaaatgaaattttaccTTGCACGCACCTAAAGATAGAGACTGTGATTTTCCTttgtcaattaaaaaaaaaaaccgatTGAATAGcgaataaatcataaacaattaTTAATGGAATAATACTCCATACTCATAAAACTTTGCAATACATTACATAAAAACCAGACACGaaatactcaaaaaaaaaaaaaccaaaactaaaaaCACAACTACTTAATATTTTGTGATCTGAAATATTATTCTtgattcttcaatttttcaacCCGTTGATTCAATAGTTCCACACGAGTAACCAACCTAGTCACAGAATAAAGCAGCCAGTAAAACATCAACGCTGACGCGATCAACAGCGCGTTACGCTGGCTCTTCACGATCGATTTCTGATGCCTCATCAGTTCCGTGGGAGTACAAGACTCGGCCGATTTACACTTCGGCCGAGTCTCGTACTTCCAATAAATatccaacaacaaaaacaaacaaaacgGAACTACAGAAAGAAATGGTTTTAGGAGATTTCGAGTTACGGATAGTAAACCTTTACGTAACGGATATGTACCCGGAAGAGTCAAAAGTATTACCATAACTGCTTCTGCTGCTGCAGCATAGCCTAGAATTACCCATTCTAATGCCATACCtatgtttctttgttttttttagtgatttttcT includes:
- the LOC107018050 gene encoding glucan endo-1,3-beta-glucosidase 3-like; the encoded protein is MKSSMDFLVLLLLISHLVAFAFSANEEAFVGVNIGTDVSDMPSPAQVVALLKAQQIRHVRLFDADQAMLLALAHTEIRVIVSVPNDQLLGIGQSNSTAANWVSRNILSHVPATNITAIAIGSEVLTTLPNAAPLLVSAMKFIHSALVAANLDTKIKVSTPHSSFIILDSFPPSQAFFNRSLDTVMVPLLKFLQDTDSYFMLNVYPYYDYMKSNGVIALDYALFRPLPPNKEAVDSNTLLHYTNVFDAVVDAAYFSMSYLNFTNIPVMVTESGWPSKADSTEPDATLDNANTYNSNLIRHVLNNTGTPKHPGIAVSTYIYELYNEDLRPGSISEKNWGLFDSNGVPVYIMHLTGSGTVLANDTTNQTYCVAKENADKKMVQAALDWACGPGKVDCTPLLQENPCYDPNTVFAHASYAFDAYYHKMGMADGTCNFNGVAKVTTTDPSHGSCIYPGSGGRNGTFTNSSSVAPSSDSASGCHSQYSHDVHTLSHSLIVGLLTLLTAASL
- the LOC107017410 gene encoding uncharacterized protein LOC107017410 gives rise to the protein MALEWVILGYAAAAEAVMVILLTLPGTYPLRKGLLSVTRNLLKPFLSVVPFCLFLLLDIYWKYETRPKCKSAESCTPTELMRHQKSIVKSQRNALLIASALMFYWLLYSVTRLVTRVELLNQRVEKLKNQE